ACATCGAAAAACTGATCAAACATGCATGATGCAACGCATTGTATTTGCCGTGTTCATGTCTTTGCTGCTGTCATCCTTGATGACAGCATGGGTCACATGGATCAACCTCGGCTGGTCTGATGGGTTTTATGGCCACTGGCTAACCGCTTTTTTAAGCAGCTGGCCAGCTGCAGCAATCATTTCGTTTTGCTGCGCCCCTGAAGTACATCGATTCAGTTGTTATGTCACGCGAAACATAAAGGGAGTTAACCGGCGTTTGTAATTAATGCGGTTTTAGAAAAACCATATGCACATAGCGCCCTAAATCGCGATAGGGTGCTTGCAGTCCAATACTGCTTTCTAGCTCAATAAATTCATCCAGCGTTTTTTTATCGCGCATAAATTTAGGCATGTGATCATGCACACAGCGTATGCCACGCCATGATTGCAACTGCAAACCTAAAGACTCCGCTTTATTTAATACATCTTCAGGATCAAGAGGGTTTTGTGGCATTAGGTTGTTTTTATCGTGATGAAAAAAATCATTATGAGCCCGCTGCCAAGAACCATTCATTAAATTTCGCCATACAATGGCATGGCGGTTATAAAACATTAAACTCAAATGCCCACCGGGTTTGACTAAAGAATATAAAATATCAATGGCACTTAAAGGGTCTTCTAACCACTCTAATACCGCATGATTTAACACCAAATCATAGGGCTGATTTAAGGATTGCGGCAATGCTTGTAAAGGTGAGCATAAAAACTCAACGGTTTTATTTGGCGCGACTTCTTGATAAATCAGCTTGGCTTCATCTAGCATTTCTTGGCTGATATCGGTGATGGTGATGTTATGGCCTTGTGCTAACAGTGCCGAAGAAAACTGCCCCATACCGCCGCCCACATCTAGTACGGTTAGTTTGTCAGACGCTTCAAGTAAAGGGGCTAAATCTAGATCGAGCATACTTAAACGTAACTGGCCCTTGAGGGTGCCGTAAATTTGGCTATTAAAGCGTTGAGATAGCCCGTTAAAATTTCGATCCATTGTGTCTCAGTATATTCAATCGGTGTGATATTCAGAATGCGCCAGTGTAACGAATTTTCTGTACGATCAGCAACGCTAAAATGTGATGAAAGCTAGGGTTTATAGGGTTTGCGGTTGCTTACACGCTTAACTTTGGTATGCTCAAGACATTGTTAAGAGGTATCAAAATGAAATCGTTTTTTACACGTTTAGCCACCCCGTTTTTAATGTCATCCGCTTTAACCTTAAGTGTGGCCGCGCAAGCTGAATACAATACCCTGTTTATGGATCTTGCTGCCGGTGAAGAGATGAGTCACTACCGTTTAGGTATTGGTGATACGCAAAAAGGCATTGAAGGGGATCGTGTGACCAGCAT
This genomic stretch from Bermanella sp. WJH001 harbors:
- a CDS encoding methyltransferase domain-containing protein, translating into MDRNFNGLSQRFNSQIYGTLKGQLRLSMLDLDLAPLLEASDKLTVLDVGGGMGQFSSALLAQGHNITITDISQEMLDEAKLIYQEVAPNKTVEFLCSPLQALPQSLNQPYDLVLNHAVLEWLEDPLSAIDILYSLVKPGGHLSLMFYNRHAIVWRNLMNGSWQRAHNDFFHHDKNNLMPQNPLDPEDVLNKAESLGLQLQSWRGIRCVHDHMPKFMRDKKTLDEFIELESSIGLQAPYRDLGRYVHMVFLKPH
- a CDS encoding DUF2798 domain-containing protein, yielding MSLLLSSLMTAWVTWINLGWSDGFYGHWLTAFLSSWPAAAIISFCCAPEVHRFSCYVTRNIKGVNRRL